The proteins below are encoded in one region of Chroicocephalus ridibundus chromosome 9, bChrRid1.1, whole genome shotgun sequence:
- the MAN2A2 gene encoding alpha-mannosidase 2x isoform X1, producing the protein MPPAPRPAPAPGLSSAPPPLCPGAGLSLRPSGMKLKKQVTVCGAAIFCVAVFSLYLMLDRVQHDPTRHQSGGNFPRSQISVLQNRIEQLEQLLEENHEIISHIKDSVLELTAHAEGQPALTHHTPNGSWVLPPESRPSFLSVSPQDCQFALGGKGQTPDLQMLAVYSLLPFDNQDGGVWKQGFDITYEPNEWDAEPLQVFVVPHSHNDPGWIKTFDKYYYDQTQHILNSMVLKMQEDPRRRFIWSEISFFSKWWDNISAQKRAAVRRLVGNGQLEMVTGGWVMPDEANSHYFAMIDQLIEGHQWLEKNIGVTPRSGWAVDPFGHSSTMPYLLKRSNLTGMLIQRVHYAIKKHFAATQNLEFMWRQAWDPDASTDIFCHMMPFYSYDVPHTCGPDPKICCQFDFKRLPGGRINCPWKVPPRAITDANVAERAQLLLDQYRKKSKLYRSKVLLVPLGDDFRYDKPQEWDAQFLNYQRIFDFLNSRPNLHVQAQFGTLSDYFDALYKKMGIVPGMKPPGFPVLSGDFFSYADREDHYWTGYYTSRPFYKSLDRVLEAHLRGAEILYSLALAHARRAGADGRYPLSDYSLLSNARRNLGLFQHHDAITGTAKEAVAVDYGVRLLHSLTNLKRVIINAAHYLVLGDKDAYRHDPAAPFLSTDDTRPSQDSLPERTVVKLDTSPRFLVVFNPLEQERLSIVPVLVDSPHVRVLSEEGQPLPSQLSAHWGSATDVVPDVYQVSVLARLPALGLRVLQLHKSFNGHATLKSSVRLYLHGRDLPVRKQEAVPVHVFPATADDFCLENQHLQACFSGHSGLLQSIRRAGEEREQRVSSEFLVYGTRTSKDKSGAYLFLPDGEAKPYAPKDPPVVRVTEGPLFSEVTSYYQHVQTMVRLYNVPGVEGLSLDVSCLVDIRDHINKELALRFSTDIESDDAFFTDLNGFQIQPRRYQRKLPLQANFYPMPAMAYIQDMQSRLTLHTAQALGVSSLGSGQLEVILDRRLMQDDNRGLGQGLKDNKRTCNRFRLLLERRATANKSSGFFSKLASMFKAFGFPGSRTGSPEVQDGRPISFPSLLSHITSMHLNAEALVMAVAQEKLAPPALRSFMPLSTTLPCDFHILNLRMLQAEQDDSLPSAEAALILHRKGFDCSLEAKNLGFNCTTSQGKLALGSLFQGLELGSLQPTSLTLMYPLGTASNSTNIRLDPMEIATFRIRLG; encoded by the exons ATGCCCCCGgccccccgtcctgcccccgcGCCCGGCCTGTCCTCGGCACCGCCGCCGCTGTGCCCCGGTGCAGGTCTGTCCCTGCGGCCCTCCGGCATGAAGCTGAAGAAGCAGGTGACAGTGTGTGGAGCTGCCATCTTCTGCGTGGCCGTCTTCTCCCTCTACTTGATGCTGGACAGGGTGCAGCACGACCCCACGCGCCACCAGAGCGGGGGCAACTTCCCCAGG AGTCAGATCTCGGTGCTGCAGAACCGCAttgagcagctggagcagctgctggaggagaaccACGAGATCATCAGCCACATCAAGGACTCGGTGCTGGAGCTGACGGCCCACGCGGAGGGGCAGCCAGCACTGACCCACCACACGCCCAATGGCTCCTGGGTGCTGCCCCCCGAGAGTCGCCCGAGCTTCCTCTCCGTCTCCCCACAGGACTGCCAGTTTGCACTGGGGGGCAAGGGCCAGACCCCAGACCTACAG ATGCTGGCTGTGTACTCCCTGCTGCCCTTTGACAACCAGGATGGCGGCGTGTGGAAGCAGGGCTTTGATATCACCTACGAGCCCAATGAGTGGGATGCTGAGCCCCTGCAGGTGTTCGTGGTGCCGCACTCCCACAATGACCCTG GCTGGATCAAGACCTTTGACAAGTACTACTATGACCAGACACAGCACATCCTCAACAGCATGGTGCTGAAGATGCAGGAGGACCCGCGCCGGCGCTTCATCTGGTCTGAGATCTCCTTCTTTTCCAAGTGGTGGGACAACATCAGCGCCCAGAAACGGGCTGCGGTGCGGAG GCTGGTTGGCAACGGGCAGCTGGAGATGGTGACGGGTGGCTGGGTGATGCCCGACGAGGCCAATTCCCACTACTTCGCCATGATCGACCAGCTGATCGAGGGGCACCAGTGGCTGGAGAAGAACATCG GTGTGACGCCCCGGTCAGGCTGGGCCGTGGACCCCTTTGGGCACAGCTCCACCATGCCCTACCTGCTGAAGCGCTCCAACCTGACGGGCATGCTCATCCAGCGCGTGCACTACGCCATCAAGAAGCACTTTGCTGCCACACAGAACCTGGAGTTCATGTGGAGACAGGCATGGG ATCCAGACGCCAGCACCGACATCTTCTGCCACATGATGCCCTTCTACAGCTACGATGTGCCCCACACCTGTGGGCCAGACCCCAAGATCTGTTGCCAGTTCGACTTCAAGCGCCTGCCGGGCGGCCGGATCAACTGCCCATGGAAGGTGCCTCCCCGAGCCATCACCGATGCCAACGTGGCGGAGCG agcccagctgctgctggaccAGTACCGCAAGAAGTCCAAGCTGTACCGCAgcaaggtgctgctggtgccccTGGGAGACGATTTCCGCTACGACAAGCCTCAGGAGTGGGATGCCCAGTTCCTCAACTACCAGCGCATCTTCGACTTCCTCAACTCCCGGCCCAACCTCCACGTCCAG GCGCAGTTTGGGACGCTCTCCGACTACTTTGATGCCCTGTACAAGAAGATGGGCATCGTGCCAGGGATGAAGCCGCCTGGGTTCCCAGTGCTGAGCGGGGATTTCTTCTCCTACGCGGACCGGGAGGATCACTACTGGACAGGCTACTACACCTCCCGACCTTTCTACAAGAGCCTGGACCGGGTGCTGGAGGCCCATCTCCG GGGGGCAGAGATCCTGTACAGCCTGGCGCTCGCCCACGCCCGCCGCGCTGGAGCCGATGGCAGGTACCCGCTCTCCGACTACTCCCTGCTGAGCAACGCCCGCCGCAACCTGGGCCTCTTCCAGCACCACGACGCCATCACTGGCACCGCCAAGGAGGCTGTGGCCGTTGACTATGGAGTCCG gctgctccACTCCCTCACGAACCTCAAGCGCGTCATCATCAATGCTGCGCATTACCTCGTGCTGGGGGACAAGGACGCCTACCGCCATGACCCCGCTGCACCCTTCCTCAGCACG gATGACACGCGCCCCAGCCAGGACTCCCTCCCAGAGAGAACAGTGGTCAAGCTGGACACTTCGCCCCG GTTCCTGGTGGTGTTCAACCCGCTGGAGCAGGAGCGCCTGAGCATCGTGCCGGTGCTGGTGGACTCCCCACACGTGCGTGTGCTCTCCGAGgaggggcagcccctgccttcccAGCTCAGTGCGCACTGGGGCTCTGCCACTGACGTGGTGCCCGACGTCTACCAG GTGTCTGTCCTGGCCCGCCTGCCCGCGCTGGGGCTGCGTGTGCTGCAGCTGCACAAGTCCTTCAATGGCCACGCCACTCTGAAGTCCTCCGTGCGCCTATACCTGCACGGCCGGGACTTGCCCGTGCGCAAGCAGGAGGCCGTACCCGTGCACGTCTTCCCGGCCACTGCCGATGACTTCTGCCTGGAGAACCAGCACCTGCAGGCCTGCTTCTCAGGACACtcggggctgctgcag AGTATCCGCCGAgctggggaggagcgggagcagaGGGTGAGCAGCGAGTTCCTCGTCTATGGCACCAGGACCTCCAAGGACAAAAGCGGAGCCTATCTCTTTCTGCCTGACGGCGAGGCCAAG cCCTACGCTCCCAAGGACCCCCCAGTAGTGCGGGTGACGGAGGGACCCCTCTTCTCAGAGGTCACCAGCTACTACCAGCATGTCCAGACCATGGTGCGGCTTTACAATGTGCCAG GGGTGGAGGGCCTGTCCCTGGATGTGTCTTGCCTGGTGGACATCCGTGACCACATCAACAAGGAGCTGGCCCTGCGCTTCAGCACTGACATCGAGAGTGACGACGCCTTCTTCACAGACCTCAATGGCTTCCAG ATCCAGCCCCGCAGGTACCAGCGGAAGCTGCCACTGCAGGCGAACTTCTACCCCATGCCCGCCATGGCCTACATCCAGGACATGCAGAGCCGCCTGACGCTCCACACAGCCCAGGCCCTGGGGGTCTCCAGCCTCGGCAGCG GCCAGCTGGAGGTGATCCTGGACCGGCGCCTCATGCAGGATGACAACCGGGGCCTGGGCCAAGGGCTGAAGGACAACAAGCGGACCTGCAACCGGTTCCGGCTCCTCCTGGAGCGCCGCGCCACTGCCAACAAG AGCTCCGGCTTCTTTTCCAAACTGGCCTCCATGTTTAAAGCCTTTGGCTTCCCCGGCTCCAGGACTGGCAGCCCAGAG GTGCAGGATGGCCGCCcgatcagcttcccctccctgctgaGCCACATCACGTCCATGCACCTGAATGCCGAAGCCCTGGTCATGGCCGTGGCCCAGGAAAAGCTGGCCCCACCAGCCCTGCGCTCCTTCATGCCCCTTTCCACCACCCTTCCCTGCGACTTTCACATCCTGAACCTGCggatgctgcaggcagag CAGGACGACTCGCTTCCCTCAGCCGAGGCAGCCCTGATCCTGCACCGCAAAGGCTTTGACTGCAGCCTGGAGGCCAAGAACCTGGGCTTTAACTGCACCACCAGTCAGGGCAAG ctggccctgggcagcctgttccaggggcTGGAGcttggctccctgcagcccaccTCGCTGACCTTGATGTACCCGCTGGGCACGGCCTCCAACAGCACCAACATCCGCCTGGACCCCATGGAAATTGCCACTTTCCGCATCCGCCTGGGGTAG
- the MAN2A2 gene encoding alpha-mannosidase 2x isoform X4, which yields MPPAPRPAPAPGLSSAPPPLCPGAGLSLRPSGMKLKKQVTVCGAAIFCVAVFSLYLMLDRVQHDPTRHQSGGNFPRSQISVLQNRIEQLEQLLEENHEIISHIKDSVLELTAHAEGQPALTHHTPNGSWVLPPESRPSFLSVSPQDCQFALGGKGQTPDLQMLAVYSLLPFDNQDGGVWKQGFDITYEPNEWDAEPLQVFVVPHSHNDPGWIKTFDKYYYDQTQHILNSMVLKMQEDPRRRFIWSEISFFSKWWDNISAQKRAAVRRLVGNGQLEMVTGGWVMPDEANSHYFAMIDQLIEGHQWLEKNIGVTPRSGWAVDPFGHSSTMPYLLKRSNLTGMLIQRVHYAIKKHFAATQNLEFMWRQAWDPDASTDIFCHMMPFYSYDVPHTCGPDPKICCQFDFKRLPGGRINCPWKVPPRAITDANVAERAQLLLDQYRKKSKLYRSKVLLVPLGDDFRYDKPQEWDAQFLNYQRIFDFLNSRPNLHVQAQFGTLSDYFDALYKKMGIVPGMKPPGFPVLSGDFFSYADREDHYWTGYYTSRPFYKSLDRVLEAHLRGAEILYSLALAHARRAGADGRYPLSDYSLLSNARRNLGLFQHHDAITGTAKEAVAVDYGVRLLHSLTNLKRVIINAAHYLVLGDKDAYRHDPAAPFLSTDDTRPSQDSLPERTVVKLDTSPRFLVVFNPLEQERLSIVPVLVDSPHVRVLSEEGQPLPSQLSAHWGSATDVVPDVYQVSVLARLPALGLRVLQLHKSFNGHATLKSSVRLYLHGRDLPVRKQEAVPVHVFPATADDFCLENQHLQACFSGHSGLLQSIRRAGEEREQRVSSEFLVYGTRTSKDKSGAYLFLPDGEAKPYAPKDPPVVRVTEGPLFSEVTSYYQHVQTMVRLYNVPGVEGLSLDVSCLVDIRDHINKELALRFSTDIESDDAFFTDLNGFQIQPRRYQRKLPLQANFYPMPAMAYIQDMQSRLTLHTAQALGVSSLGSGQLEVILDRRLMQDDNRGLGQGLKDNKRTCNRFRLLLERRATANKVQDGRPISFPSLLSHITSMHLNAEALVMAVAQEKLAPPALRSFMPLSTTLPCDFHILNLRMLQAEDDSLPSAEAALILHRKGFDCSLEAKNLGFNCTTSQGKLALGSLFQGLELGSLQPTSLTLMYPLGTASNSTNIRLDPMEIATFRIRLG from the exons ATGCCCCCGgccccccgtcctgcccccgcGCCCGGCCTGTCCTCGGCACCGCCGCCGCTGTGCCCCGGTGCAGGTCTGTCCCTGCGGCCCTCCGGCATGAAGCTGAAGAAGCAGGTGACAGTGTGTGGAGCTGCCATCTTCTGCGTGGCCGTCTTCTCCCTCTACTTGATGCTGGACAGGGTGCAGCACGACCCCACGCGCCACCAGAGCGGGGGCAACTTCCCCAGG AGTCAGATCTCGGTGCTGCAGAACCGCAttgagcagctggagcagctgctggaggagaaccACGAGATCATCAGCCACATCAAGGACTCGGTGCTGGAGCTGACGGCCCACGCGGAGGGGCAGCCAGCACTGACCCACCACACGCCCAATGGCTCCTGGGTGCTGCCCCCCGAGAGTCGCCCGAGCTTCCTCTCCGTCTCCCCACAGGACTGCCAGTTTGCACTGGGGGGCAAGGGCCAGACCCCAGACCTACAG ATGCTGGCTGTGTACTCCCTGCTGCCCTTTGACAACCAGGATGGCGGCGTGTGGAAGCAGGGCTTTGATATCACCTACGAGCCCAATGAGTGGGATGCTGAGCCCCTGCAGGTGTTCGTGGTGCCGCACTCCCACAATGACCCTG GCTGGATCAAGACCTTTGACAAGTACTACTATGACCAGACACAGCACATCCTCAACAGCATGGTGCTGAAGATGCAGGAGGACCCGCGCCGGCGCTTCATCTGGTCTGAGATCTCCTTCTTTTCCAAGTGGTGGGACAACATCAGCGCCCAGAAACGGGCTGCGGTGCGGAG GCTGGTTGGCAACGGGCAGCTGGAGATGGTGACGGGTGGCTGGGTGATGCCCGACGAGGCCAATTCCCACTACTTCGCCATGATCGACCAGCTGATCGAGGGGCACCAGTGGCTGGAGAAGAACATCG GTGTGACGCCCCGGTCAGGCTGGGCCGTGGACCCCTTTGGGCACAGCTCCACCATGCCCTACCTGCTGAAGCGCTCCAACCTGACGGGCATGCTCATCCAGCGCGTGCACTACGCCATCAAGAAGCACTTTGCTGCCACACAGAACCTGGAGTTCATGTGGAGACAGGCATGGG ATCCAGACGCCAGCACCGACATCTTCTGCCACATGATGCCCTTCTACAGCTACGATGTGCCCCACACCTGTGGGCCAGACCCCAAGATCTGTTGCCAGTTCGACTTCAAGCGCCTGCCGGGCGGCCGGATCAACTGCCCATGGAAGGTGCCTCCCCGAGCCATCACCGATGCCAACGTGGCGGAGCG agcccagctgctgctggaccAGTACCGCAAGAAGTCCAAGCTGTACCGCAgcaaggtgctgctggtgccccTGGGAGACGATTTCCGCTACGACAAGCCTCAGGAGTGGGATGCCCAGTTCCTCAACTACCAGCGCATCTTCGACTTCCTCAACTCCCGGCCCAACCTCCACGTCCAG GCGCAGTTTGGGACGCTCTCCGACTACTTTGATGCCCTGTACAAGAAGATGGGCATCGTGCCAGGGATGAAGCCGCCTGGGTTCCCAGTGCTGAGCGGGGATTTCTTCTCCTACGCGGACCGGGAGGATCACTACTGGACAGGCTACTACACCTCCCGACCTTTCTACAAGAGCCTGGACCGGGTGCTGGAGGCCCATCTCCG GGGGGCAGAGATCCTGTACAGCCTGGCGCTCGCCCACGCCCGCCGCGCTGGAGCCGATGGCAGGTACCCGCTCTCCGACTACTCCCTGCTGAGCAACGCCCGCCGCAACCTGGGCCTCTTCCAGCACCACGACGCCATCACTGGCACCGCCAAGGAGGCTGTGGCCGTTGACTATGGAGTCCG gctgctccACTCCCTCACGAACCTCAAGCGCGTCATCATCAATGCTGCGCATTACCTCGTGCTGGGGGACAAGGACGCCTACCGCCATGACCCCGCTGCACCCTTCCTCAGCACG gATGACACGCGCCCCAGCCAGGACTCCCTCCCAGAGAGAACAGTGGTCAAGCTGGACACTTCGCCCCG GTTCCTGGTGGTGTTCAACCCGCTGGAGCAGGAGCGCCTGAGCATCGTGCCGGTGCTGGTGGACTCCCCACACGTGCGTGTGCTCTCCGAGgaggggcagcccctgccttcccAGCTCAGTGCGCACTGGGGCTCTGCCACTGACGTGGTGCCCGACGTCTACCAG GTGTCTGTCCTGGCCCGCCTGCCCGCGCTGGGGCTGCGTGTGCTGCAGCTGCACAAGTCCTTCAATGGCCACGCCACTCTGAAGTCCTCCGTGCGCCTATACCTGCACGGCCGGGACTTGCCCGTGCGCAAGCAGGAGGCCGTACCCGTGCACGTCTTCCCGGCCACTGCCGATGACTTCTGCCTGGAGAACCAGCACCTGCAGGCCTGCTTCTCAGGACACtcggggctgctgcag AGTATCCGCCGAgctggggaggagcgggagcagaGGGTGAGCAGCGAGTTCCTCGTCTATGGCACCAGGACCTCCAAGGACAAAAGCGGAGCCTATCTCTTTCTGCCTGACGGCGAGGCCAAG cCCTACGCTCCCAAGGACCCCCCAGTAGTGCGGGTGACGGAGGGACCCCTCTTCTCAGAGGTCACCAGCTACTACCAGCATGTCCAGACCATGGTGCGGCTTTACAATGTGCCAG GGGTGGAGGGCCTGTCCCTGGATGTGTCTTGCCTGGTGGACATCCGTGACCACATCAACAAGGAGCTGGCCCTGCGCTTCAGCACTGACATCGAGAGTGACGACGCCTTCTTCACAGACCTCAATGGCTTCCAG ATCCAGCCCCGCAGGTACCAGCGGAAGCTGCCACTGCAGGCGAACTTCTACCCCATGCCCGCCATGGCCTACATCCAGGACATGCAGAGCCGCCTGACGCTCCACACAGCCCAGGCCCTGGGGGTCTCCAGCCTCGGCAGCG GCCAGCTGGAGGTGATCCTGGACCGGCGCCTCATGCAGGATGACAACCGGGGCCTGGGCCAAGGGCTGAAGGACAACAAGCGGACCTGCAACCGGTTCCGGCTCCTCCTGGAGCGCCGCGCCACTGCCAACAAG GTGCAGGATGGCCGCCcgatcagcttcccctccctgctgaGCCACATCACGTCCATGCACCTGAATGCCGAAGCCCTGGTCATGGCCGTGGCCCAGGAAAAGCTGGCCCCACCAGCCCTGCGCTCCTTCATGCCCCTTTCCACCACCCTTCCCTGCGACTTTCACATCCTGAACCTGCggatgctgcaggcagag GACGACTCGCTTCCCTCAGCCGAGGCAGCCCTGATCCTGCACCGCAAAGGCTTTGACTGCAGCCTGGAGGCCAAGAACCTGGGCTTTAACTGCACCACCAGTCAGGGCAAG ctggccctgggcagcctgttccaggggcTGGAGcttggctccctgcagcccaccTCGCTGACCTTGATGTACCCGCTGGGCACGGCCTCCAACAGCACCAACATCCGCCTGGACCCCATGGAAATTGCCACTTTCCGCATCCGCCTGGGGTAG